The window CTGCCCACCGGATAGGTTGGCGACGTGTTCGTGCGCCTTGTGTTCCAGACCAACTTTCGCAAGCAACTCGCGCCCGCGCGCGGTCGCATCCGGGTGCGACTCGCCTTTGACGTGAATAGGTCCAAGCGTGACGTTGTCGAGGGCTCGCAGGTGCGGAAACAAGTTGAACGATTGAAAGACCATGCCGACTCGCGTGCGCAACAGCTCGTTCTCACGCTCGCGGCGCTTGCGTCGATTTCCCTGGGCGTCGACCGTGTATCCAACGGATTCGCCGTCCACCTCGATCGTGCCGTGATCGTAGTCTTCCAAGATGTTGATGCAGCGCAGCATCGTGCTCTTACCCGAGCCGCTCGCTCCAATGATCGCGAGCACCTCGCCGCTCTCGACATCGAGATCGACCCCGCGCAAAACTTCGAGGTCTCCGAACGATTTGCGCAGCCCGCGGATGCGAAGCTTCGGCATTAGTGTTGGAATCCAAGCCGGCGTTCCGCCGAACGCGCCAAAGACGTCAGAGCGAAACAGATAACGAAATAGAGAAAGAGCGCAAACCCGTAGATTTGGAAGGGGGCGATCGTTCGTTGCGCGACCTCGGTGCTTGCCGTCGTGAGCTCCCAAGCGCTGATGACCGAGGCGTAGGACGTTCCTTTGATGAGAATGATCGCAACGTTGATGAGCGGCGGGATGGCCGTACGTGAGGCGATTGGCAAGATGACCAGACGTACGCGCGCCCAAAAAGAAAGACCGATGCTCTTCCCGGCGTCGATCTGCCCTCGGGGAATCGCAATGACTGCGCCGCGCACGACCTCACTGATGAAGAACGTGAAATAGAGGCTCAACCCGATGACCGCGGTCGAGTACGGATCGATGTCGATTCGGATCAGCGGCAAGGAGAAGTAGATGAAGTACAGCACCACGAGGAGCGGGATTCCGCGCACCGAGTAGACGCCGATCTGATTCAGAATGACGATCGGCCAGAATCGAAACGCCGCGAGTACGCCGATTGCCGTCCCGAGTGCGAGGCTGATGCTGAGGCTGACAGCGGATAGCCACAGAGTGTTTCCGGCAGCCTTGAGCAAATATGGCGCATTCTCGATGATGACGTGCATTGCGCTTTACTCCGCGAAGCGGAGTCGTTGCTCCAGCGCGCGCATGCCGACCGTGATCACGCCCGTGACCACCAAGTAGTAAATTGCGACGGCAACAAACGCAAGCGACGTGGCTGCGGTTTGTTCGGCCAGCGTCCGGGCTTGAAGTGTCAGCTCCATGACGGCAATCGTAGATGCGACTGAGGTGTCTTTCACGATCTGGACCAACTCGTTGCTGATCGCCGGAAGCGTTCGTACGACCGCAAGTGGCAGCGTCACGAGCCGCAGTGTTTTCCAGTAACCCATCCCAAGCGCTTTGGCTGCCTCTTTGTGCCTGCGGCTGACCGATTGAAATCCGCCTCGATAAACTTCGGCGAAGAACGCCGCATGCTGCGTCGCGAGCGACAGTGCCGCGGCCTGGAAGGGTGATAACCGCAAACCTATCAGCGGTAGCCCGAAGAAAAAGAAGAACATCTGGACGAGTAGCGGCGTATCGCGAAGCACCTCGACATAGGCTGCAACAAGCCACCGAATCCACGTCCAACGCGAATTCCGTAGCAGCGCGAGTCCAAGTCCGGCGATTGCCGAGATCACGATCGCGATGATCGCAAGCTCGAGCGCCGTCCAGAGTCCCGGCAGCAGGCGTGGAAATACGTACGCGAGCTGCCGGGCAAAGGCGTTCAAGTTATCTCTCGGGTGGAGCGTGCACGCCGAACCACTTCATGTAGACCTTGTCGTAGTCCGTGTACAGTGAACCGTGCCGCATCTCATGAACTAGCGTGTTGAGGTAAAGCCACCACTGGAAGTCGCCTTGTTTCATGAAGATGGCATTGTTATACGTCCCCTGCGTAACACCGGGAAGCATCCGCAGCTCATTTTCGTGTTGGCTGACGATCCATGCCAAGAACGGACGATCCGTGCATGCGGCTTGCGCTTGTCCGCTGAGGACGGCGGCGTATTGGGCGGCCTGCTGCGTAAGATAGATCGCTTTGGATTTCGGATAGAGCAGTTCGTGCCGTTTGTGGTCCGGATCGACGTTGAGGAACGCGATCGTGACCTTGGGATTGTTCAGGTCCGAGAAGCTATGGAGCGGTGAGTTCTTGCGAACCAGGCACCCGTTGCCCGAATCGATGTAGCCTTCCGTGAAGGCCGCCTGCAGAAGGCGCGCCGGATAGACCGTCGTCACCATAATGCCGAAGTCGGCCCGGCCGCTATTGACGGTCTCGAATCTACCGTCAAACGTCGTGCGGACGAATTCGATCTTGTTTTCGTCGTTGAAGAGCGCCTTTGCGATCAACTTGGCGATGTCGATGTCGAAGCCGGCGAGCTGGCCGTCCTTGTCGACAAATGCAAAGGGCGGCGAACCGGTCGTCGTCGCGACACGGACGGTTCCGCGTTGCTGGACCTCGGCGAGAAGCGATGCTGCTTGTGCGTTTACCGGACGGGCCTGCATCGTGAATGGAGCCACGGCGAGCAACGAACAAGCAAGGAGCATACGAACAATTCTAGACATGCGGCGCCTCCTTCGGCGGAAAGTGCGTGGGTGAGAGTCGATCAACCGAAATAGAGTGAGCTCAACGCTTGAGGCTTTGCGAGCATGCCCGCGAGCGCGTCCAGCGATTTGTCGACCGCGTCGACATAGGCCTGTGTTCCACCGAAGCGCGAGAGCGTCTCGGGTGGAATGAACTTGACGAGCAGGTCGCCCGTGCCGGGCGGCACGCCGACAAAGTGTACGGTCAGCACACCGTAATTTTCCAAGAGCAACATGCAGAGTGCGGCCGTCGCCTCGAATGGAACGATCGGCGGCGTCGTCGTCCCGGCTCGCCGCATCGCGGTTTGCAGGATGTCTTCTCCGAGAAGTGCTCCGATGACGGGCGTTTCCGAAACGGTGTCCCCGAGGCGTGAGCGCAACGCCGCCGTTAGTCCTTTCGTGCACGCAACCAGCTCGCGAACGCGCTCGGGCGTATACGATTCGAGCGTATGAACGATCGCGGGATAGAGCAGCGGGCGCACTTCCATTGCGAGTTCCCAGCTCCGCGCGCGGGCTTTTCCAACCAAGTCGGCGCGACCGGCAAGTAACCCGAGACGTGGACCGCGCGTTCCGTATTTGTCGAGACCCGTCGCAACCGCATCGACACCCAGATCAAGAAGTCGTGGTTGATCGAAGATCGCCGGACCGACCCGGGCTCCGCCGGCGTCGTCTGCGTACACGGTGATGCCGCGCGCACGAGCCGCAGCGATGACGCGTTTGATCTGATCGAGCTCGAGAATTTCGTAGGTGACGGCAAGGCGCGTCATGATGACGAGCGCGACGCGAGGTTGGCGCGCCAGCTCTTCCTCGAACTGCTGTGCACCGACGGTGTCGATGAAGGTTCCACCGGCAAGATTCACCGCGCGAGGGACCGAGGGATGACTGTGACTTGCCGTAACTCCGATGACGACGTCGCCGGGCTTTACCGTTACCTGGGCAACTGCAATCGTGGCGCCGGTGAGGCGATTGAAGGCCGCCACATCGTGCTCAGGTGCTTTTCCGCCCAAGTGTTTGAACGTAGCATCGCGCAGCCGATCCGCATAGAGAGACGGCGCCAGCTCGTCGGTGACGAATGCAAGCTCATCCGGCTCCATCGGGAGGCCGTGCTCGAGTCCCGTAAAGTTGTAAACCTTATCGAGACCGCGCGAACGGATGACGCGCCATGCGCGCTCGAGCTTTTTGAAGTCGGTCTCCGTGCTCGTCAGGATGCGGCCGCGTGCATACGGTAGCCCCGCCGCAAGCGGATTCCCAAAACGATCGGTTCGCTGGCTTGGAAGGTCCTTGATCACTTGATTTTCCCTCTGTGAGTTGCTACGGAAAGCAATGGATAGTGGTCGTAGTGTTTGGTGACCGCCGCAACGGCGGCGGTGAGATCTTTGCGCCGAATGGCGTCGGCGATTGCCGCGTGCATGCGTAACGAGATTTGCGCGGTGTGTGGTGTGTAGCGTTCGTGTAGGAGCCACTGATCGTTGCGATGGCGCTCGATCAGTTCGGCGACGGCGTTTAGCAAGAAGGGATTGTGTGCGGCTGCGGCCACCTCGAGATGGAAATCGAGCGTGGCCAGCAGGTAGTCTTTGAGTTCTCCCTTTTCCACCAGCGTCGAGAGTGCGCGCATCTTGCGGTTGAGTCTGGCCATATCGGCGCGCGTCGCCTTGCGCACCGCGAGGCGTACGCACGCGACCTCAAGCGCTTCGCGCGCTTCGAGCGTTTCGGCGATGCCGATTCCGGCTAGCACGGTGCGCCGGTCGCGTTCGAAGTCGGGCTTAGGTGCGCTCGCAACATAACTGCCGTCCCCGACGCGCGTATCGATGTAGCCGGCGAGCTGTAGTGCGGCCAGCGCTTCGCGGACGGCCGCGCGGCTCACGCGATGGCTCGAGGCCAAGGTGCGCTCCGGAGGCAGACGCATCCCGATCGCCCACTCCCCCGAGCTGATGTACTGCAAGAGGCGATCGACGAGCTGGTGACTTTTCTTTGGGAGCGCGAGAGCCCGAGCTTCCAATGGCCCACCCTATTCCACCGGTATGACCGGTCAGACCAATTTAGCCCGTGGTGCCGGTGCTGTCAAGACGCCGTTTGGAAGGGCTGCGGAATCTTTTGCGGGCATGGCTCGCATTCGATGGCAGATCTGAACTACGACGATGTTCGCAAGATTCTCGCGATCCTCGACGCATCGACGCTCGACGAAGTGCACATCGAAATCGGCAATTTTAAGCTCGACGTGCGTCGTCGCGGCGCAAGCGCACCGCTGCCCGCGGCGCAAGCCAAGCCGCCGCCTGCGCCCGCGAAAGCGCCACCGAGCGTAGTGCTTGCGCCGGGGCAATTCGCACTCACCGCGCCGATGCTTGGAACACTTTATCGCGCTCCCTCGCCCGATGCGCCGCCATTCATACAAGTCGGTGGCGTTGTCTCGGCGGACGATACGCTTTGCATCATCGAAGTCATGAAGCTGATGAACACGATCAAAGCCGAGAAGCCGGGCCGCGTCGCCGCGATCGTCGCCGAAAACGGAACGCTCGTCGAGTTCGGCCAGACGCTGATCGTTTTCGATCCGCTGTGATCAAACGTGTTCTGGTTGCGAACCGCGGCGAGATCGCGGTGCGCGTGATCTCGAGTTGCCGCGCGCTCGGAATCGAAACCGTCGCCGTCTATTCGGACGCCGATCGCAGCGGACGTTGGCTTACGCTCGCCGATCGTGCGGTGTGCATCGGTCCCGCAACGGCAGCCAAGAGCTACCTCGCAGCGCCCGCACTCATCTCGGCGGCCCTCGGAACCGGCTGCGATGCAGTGCATCCGGGGTACGGCTTTCTCGCAGAGAATGCCGAGTTCGCACGCTTGTGCGAAGAGAACGCGATCAGCTTCATCGGTCCGGCACCTGACGCGATCGCGC of the Candidatus Baltobacteraceae bacterium genome contains:
- a CDS encoding amino acid ABC transporter ATP-binding protein — protein: MPKLRIRGLRKSFGDLEVLRGVDLDVESGEVLAIIGASGSGKSTMLRCINILEDYDHGTIEVDGESVGYTVDAQGNRRKRRERENELLRTRVGMVFQSFNLFPHLRALDNVTLGPIHVKGESHPDATARGRELLAKVGLEHKAHEHVANLSGGQQQRVAIARALAMSPSLMLFDEVTSALDPELVGEVLQVMRSLAEEGMTMLVVTHEMHFARDVADRMVFFADGTIVEEGIPRDLIDRPRDERLQRFMRRFSAIS
- a CDS encoding amino acid ABC transporter permease, with protein sequence MHVIIENAPYLLKAAGNTLWLSAVSLSISLALGTAIGVLAAFRFWPIVILNQIGVYSVRGIPLLVVLYFIYFSLPLIRIDIDPYSTAVIGLSLYFTFFISEVVRGAVIAIPRGQIDAGKSIGLSFWARVRLVILPIASRTAIPPLINVAIILIKGTSYASVISAWELTTASTEVAQRTIAPFQIYGFALFLYFVICFALTSLARSAERRLGFQH
- a CDS encoding amino acid ABC transporter permease; the encoded protein is MNAFARQLAYVFPRLLPGLWTALELAIIAIVISAIAGLGLALLRNSRWTWIRWLVAAYVEVLRDTPLLVQMFFFFFGLPLIGLRLSPFQAAALSLATQHAAFFAEVYRGGFQSVSRRHKEAAKALGMGYWKTLRLVTLPLAVVRTLPAISNELVQIVKDTSVASTIAVMELTLQARTLAEQTAATSLAFVAVAIYYLVVTGVITVGMRALEQRLRFAE
- a CDS encoding transporter substrate-binding domain-containing protein produces the protein MSRIVRMLLACSLLAVAPFTMQARPVNAQAASLLAEVQQRGTVRVATTTGSPPFAFVDKDGQLAGFDIDIAKLIAKALFNDENKIEFVRTTFDGRFETVNSGRADFGIMVTTVYPARLLQAAFTEGYIDSGNGCLVRKNSPLHSFSDLNNPKVTIAFLNVDPDHKRHELLYPKSKAIYLTQQAAQYAAVLSGQAQAACTDRPFLAWIVSQHENELRMLPGVTQGTYNNAIFMKQGDFQWWLYLNTLVHEMRHGSLYTDYDKVYMKWFGVHAPPER
- a CDS encoding FCD domain-containing protein, which translates into the protein MEARALALPKKSHQLVDRLLQYISSGEWAIGMRLPPERTLASSHRVSRAAVREALAALQLAGYIDTRVGDGSYVASAPKPDFERDRRTVLAGIGIAETLEAREALEVACVRLAVRKATRADMARLNRKMRALSTLVEKGELKDYLLATLDFHLEVAAAAHNPFLLNAVAELIERHRNDQWLLHERYTPHTAQISLRMHAAIADAIRRKDLTAAVAAVTKHYDHYPLLSVATHRGKIK
- the accB gene encoding acetyl-CoA carboxylase biotin carboxyl carrier protein produces the protein MADLNYDDVRKILAILDASTLDEVHIEIGNFKLDVRRRGASAPLPAAQAKPPPAPAKAPPSVVLAPGQFALTAPMLGTLYRAPSPDAPPFIQVGGVVSADDTLCIIEVMKLMNTIKAEKPGRVAAIVAENGTLVEFGQTLIVFDPL